A segment of the Hallerella succinigenes genome:
GTGCAGATTGATGGGCATCCGTGGAACCATAAGAAGGTCCACCGCGTCTACGAGGCGATTCATTTCAACAAGCGAAAGCCGTTGCGCAAACGCTTGCCAGCCCGAGTCAAGAATCCGCTCGTGACACCGGACCAGGAAAATGTCACCTGGTCGATGGACTTCGTTACTGACGTTTTGCAAAGCAACCGCAAGTTCCGCGTACTCAACGTCATCGACGACAGCGACCGTGTGGCCGTTGCACAGAAGGTTGCGCATTCCATACCGGCGTCCCGCTTGATTCGATTCATGGAGGAAATCATTTGGGAGAAAGGCAAGCCGAGCAACATTCGCTGCGACAACGGTCCGGAATTCATTTCGCATAAATTTCAAGATTGGTGCGATGGGAACGGAATCAAAATTTTGTACACGCAGCCCGGGTGTCCGACCCAGAACAGCTACATCGAACGGTTTAACGGATCGTACCGAAGGGCTGTTCTTGACGCCTATATTTTCAGGACTTTAGATGATGTAAGGGAAATTACCGAAAAGTGGACGGATTACTACAACAACGAAAGACCCCACGACTCCTTAAACAACCTCGCTCCAATGGAGTATCGGTTGATGAGAACAGGGTGATTTTGTATACTTTAAACCAGTCCTAAAAATGGGTAGCTGACAGTCCGAAATAAGAAAGGTCGGACTTACGAGTTGTTTGTAAAACAAGAAATATCAAACTAAAATGTAGGATGTGCTAGTGGGGAAGCTTACACATATTGTGGCTTTAAACGTTCAAAAATTGATTTTGTTAGCCGAGCGATAGATGGTTGTGCCTTATCAGGAGTGTCTTTTTTCATTTGGCTTTCTTTGGCGGTTCTAGGATTTGTAGTATTTTTTAATGCTTTATTTGGATAGCCCCATGTTCTTGTATTTCCCAAAAAGGGAATGGGGAGATTTGCTTTTTTACATAAAAAAGGTATATTTCAGATGAGGTATCAATGGAACGCTTGAAGATTTATTTGGACAACTGTTGCTACAATCGTCCTTATGATGACCAGTCTCAATTAAAGATTAGTTTAGAAGCTCAGGCGAAATTGGAAATTCAACAGCAGATTCGTAACGGGGTGTTTGATTTGGTTGCATCGTATGTTCTTGTTGCCGAAAATGCCGCTAACCGATTTGAGTCCAAAAGGAACGATATTCAGAATTTTATAGATACCTACACGCATACGTATGTGAGTGAAAATGTTGATGAACAAGTAAAGTCGCTCGCAAAGGAAATTATGGCGACAGGCGTTAAGTTGATGGATGCGTGTCATGTTGCAAGTTCAATCATTTCTGGATGTGACTATTTTTTGACGACAGATAAACGCTTACTTAAATATCAAACTGATAAAGTAAAAATCCTTAACCCCATGACTTTCATTCTTGAAGTGGAGGAAAACTATGAGCATTAGTTCCGTCGATGTCATTGAAAAGGGCATGCGTTGCCTAAGTGAAAATATGGGTGCTATGGAAACAGAACTCTTTATAGCGACACTGTTGCGAGAACGCTTTGATTATACAAAGTGGCGTTCTTCTTTAGTTGATAGCGTCAAAACTTTTGCGGATTTGGATAAGTTCGTTAAATCGTCTTGTGGTGTGACGAAGTTTTCGGGAAATCCGAAAGTGGTTCTGTAATAGAAGGGCTTAATATCAACTTCACAGATTTGCTGAAAACTAGTCTGTTTATTTTAGATGTGAGTAATCACATCTATTTATGAATAAAAAACATCCCGCCACTTTTTGAGTGACGGGGCGTTTTTGTAAAGGGAGATCCCCGGTCAAGCCGGGGATGACATCCTCAAAGGCCGTAAGGCCTCACTCATGCCTCAGAGCGAGCATCGCGAGCGAGCTCATACCCCAAAGGCACTGAGTGCCGACCTCATACCTCTTTACAGGCTGATCAACCCTTCCGTATCCTTGCTCATGGCGTCATAGAATGCGTAGCGGGCGTCCACTTCCTTCTGGAGGTCGTCAGCGAGCTTTCTAGCCACTTCCGGATTGTTACGGGTGAGCTGCTTGTAGCGGTTTTCGGTGTAGATGTATTCTGCGACCGGGATTGTCGGCTTCTTGGAGTCGAGGATAAGCGGAGCCTTTCCTTCGGCGGCGAGAGCCGGGTTGTAACGGAGCAGAGTCCAGTAACCGGAATCCACGGCCATCTTCTGGTGCTGAAGCTGGCTGTTGAGATCGAAACCGTGGTTGATGCAGGGGCAGTAGCAGATGATCAGCGACGGACCATTGTGAGCTTCCGCTTCCTGGAGAACCTTCAGGGCCTGAGCATCGTTTGCGCCGAGAGCAATGCGACCGACGTAAACGTTCTTGTAGCTCATGGCGATGAGGCCGAGGTCCTTCTTGCCGGCGCGCTTACCAGCGGCAGCGAAGAGGGCGACTGCGCCACGGTTCGTGGCCTTGGAAGCCTGTCCACCGGTGTTGGAGTACACTTCAGTATCGAGGACGCAGATGTTCACGTTTTCACCGGTTGCCATCACGTGGTCGAGACCACCGTAACCGATGTCGTATGCCCAACCGTCACCACCGAAGATCCACACGGACTTCTTCACGAGGTAATCGGCGAATTCGTCACGGAGGCTGACGGATGCTTCGTCGGTTGCACCGGCGAGGGCGGCCTTCAGGGCGGCGACGTTTTCACGCTGGGCCTTGATGCCGGCTTCGTCGTCCTGCTTCTGGGTCGTGAGCTTTTCCTTGAGTTCGGCAGGAACGTTCACGGCTTCGAGGAGGGAGAGAGCCTGCTTGGCATGCTTCGTGATAGCGAGGCGCATACCGAGACCGAATTCGGCGTTGTCTTCGAAGAGGGAGTTCGCCCAAGCGGGGCCGCGGCCTTCCTTGTTCTTGGCCCACGGAGTGGTCGGGAGGTTACCGCCGTAAATGGAGGAGCAACCCGTAGCGTTGGCAACAACCATGCGGTCACCGAACAGCTGAGAAACGAGACGCACGTAAGCGGTTTCGCCGCAGCCTGCGCAGGAGC
Coding sequences within it:
- a CDS encoding IS3 family transposase; amino-acid sequence: MQIDGHPWNHKKVHRVYEAIHFNKRKPLRKRLPARVKNPLVTPDQENVTWSMDFVTDVLQSNRKFRVLNVIDDSDRVAVAQKVAHSIPASRLIRFMEEIIWEKGKPSNIRCDNGPEFISHKFQDWCDGNGIKILYTQPGCPTQNSYIERFNGSYRRAVLDAYIFRTLDDVREITEKWTDYYNNERPHDSLNNLAPMEYRLMRTG
- a CDS encoding type II toxin-antitoxin system VapC family toxin; this encodes MERLKIYLDNCCYNRPYDDQSQLKISLEAQAKLEIQQQIRNGVFDLVASYVLVAENAANRFESKRNDIQNFIDTYTHTYVSENVDEQVKSLAKEIMATGVKLMDACHVASSIISGCDYFLTTDKRLLKYQTDKVKILNPMTFILEVEENYEH